AAAAGGAAATGGGAAAATTAATGGGCCTAGAAACTTGGGCAAGATGTTTTAGCCGAAAACCCAAATAGAGAGACGAAGCTGAAAAAAAGGGTATATCAATCTCTGTGAATAGGCCAAGTAATCTTCTATCTtggcttcttcttcattttcattttgaCAATTCAACCaagattgaaacttttttttctctttttcctcccttttgttttgttttgttgggcACTGTCAGATTATAAGGATTGTTTTGATTCTGCACAAGAAGAAAGCTTATACCCATTTGCTCTGTAATGTGATTGACTAGCAAGCTCCCGCCTTTCAGGTACTGAAATCAGTTTTGCTTATTGCTTTCACAGATTTTTGCTTCTGGGGTTTTGAGTAATGGTGATTTGTTGACACAAATATGCAAGGATTATTGTGAAAGTCAGCTTTGGGGTTTCTTCTATGCTTGTTTCCATTCTAATCCTTTTACAGGTCAGGAGATGTTCTTCTGTGATTTTGACCATTGATTTATTCGTATGATCCTCCAACACTGGCATTCAAAGGTTAGATGATAAAGTATTTTacagttttcaatttcaatatttaTGTCACTATTTGTCCTCCTTCCTAAGAATTAGAGGCATGTATATAATGTGAGTTCAAACAGAAACAgggaaaaatatatacaaaattCCATTGAACGTTAAAGCTTCACAACGAACAGCATCTACAAGAATTATAGGGTAATAGTGTAATACAAACAAGAGCGATCTAATGCGTGATACAATATTTGGTTTTAGGCATGAGGTGTTCAGACCTAGTCTGAAGGCCTCTCTATGACCTTTAATTGTATTCATACATCTTGGAAATGACTGTAACCAGACAGAATACTGCTGTCTGATTATTACTAATATGTCTTTGAGACTCCAGCAACCATGTAACACCGCTTCCTGACTAGTGACTATGCAAAAGTTGCGTTGCCCATAGTGGCCTTTTAGGCTAGAACTATGACTTGGGTAGAAAGATATGCTTTACGGATTTAAAGGAGATGCATCCTGAAAAAAAGAATCTTTTATATTGCTGCCAGCTTTGAACTGTTGTCTGCTTCCAGGACTTTCAGTTTCTTCTGGGGCAGATAAACAGCAGTACAATGCCCCTGCAGCTTCACTGCCTATAAACAGAAACCACATTTAGTTAAGGATGTAGCAAATATCCTTTCCAGTTATTAATGCAAGAAAGAAATTATTTAGTGTTATCAGATTGTTTATCTCACCTTGGCTTGTGATGCGGCTCTGCAGTCGGATTCTTCCAGGAGCACCTCCCTTGTTTGACTCAATGACTAGATATTGGATGATATTGATATTTTGCGTATGTCCTTTGATCTTAAGGACACACTAATTGCCGACTATTTGTTTGAGGAAAAACTATCGGTGATTGATTCACTATTGGGGATCTGAAGAAATGGATGTGGATAGTTATGTCCTTTGATTTTAGGACATTTGAAAACTATGGATATGAGAAACAAATATCCGTACTCTGGTTGACACGATGTATTGGTACTGAGGACACGATGTATGGATATGAGAAACAAATATCGGTACTCTGGATATGATTAGAGGAAGGAATATTGGTACTTATATTGACAAGATGATCTGAGGAATGAATATAGGTAGTAATGTTGACAGAGGAAGCTCCACCTCCAAGGAACTGCTTATGAGAAGAGACACCTTTATTCGCCTGGACTCGTCACAATAAGAGGAGGGTAGAGTTCCGGATGACATTTGAACCATATGCATTCGCCGGTCTCACTTTCAACCAAAAGTTCACTGGGGGACGCTGTGACACCAGCAATGCCTCCCACactcccaaaagaaaaagaaaagagaaacagGTATAGACTAGTTGCAGCTGTCTTGAGTTGTAATTGAATGCCAAAACAATTAAGAAGTTTCCAAAGCCTCCAGACAAGAAATGCAGAAAATCTGCGATTGTATGCCAATCAACACAGCTGAGCATTTCATATAACCTGGAGATCTTTGAATCATTTGTAGGAGAATATCACCGACTGTAATAATGTAAGTTAGAGACACATTATTACTGAGGCCTCCTATGATATTCTCCTATAAATAAAGGTTGATCAGCTACGCTGGAGCGTTGCTCCAATGGCTAATGCAGAATAATCGTTTACCGATCCATGTACTACTTCGGTGTTTCTGTCACTGGTTACTCCTCTACCTCCATCAATAACTGTATGTAGGAACTGTGCGAGAGAATAGTCAATACCTTCGTATGAAGATAGTAAATCATCCAACTCAATGAAATTATTGTCATGGGAAAAATCTCTCGGTCCTCCGTTTATTGATGGTAATGTATAATTGTAATTGTTTGGCAGAAATGAATCAAATTCTGATCCCAGATTTGCTCCTAGTTGAGAATATCCCTGAATTAACAAATGGAGAAAGAGTTAAGTTTGGATTCACTTCTTTTGTTGCAGCATATTTAGAAGTTCAAATAAAAAGTTGTTAAAAGAGCATGCTTAGTCTCACCTCTGGAATCATATTTGCGGCTTGATTTTCAGAACTAGATGCGATGTTGCTAACTAATTCGTCGTTATCATTGGTTGAGATATTATTCTTCTTCGTAAGAGAAGGGTCATTATGCTCAAATGGATATGTCCTCTTACGACATTCATCATTATGGATATTGGTGGTATGCATCGGTGACTGATGCAGTTGAGGTGGTGCAGGCGGATGAAAGAGTGAATCCAGATTTTCTGGGTCATCTAGTAGCTGTTTCATCACAAACAAGAAAGTGTGAGGTAACATTTTCATTATACTTTTGTGCTCCATATTGAAAATTTCATAGAAGAAATCAAAATGCAAGTTTGTTCTGACCTCTTCAATCATATCAGATGAATTGCTTCTATCAGGTTGGCCTTCAACATCAGTTGAAGGATCCTTCTTATCTATACGACAAGGATCAGTTTGCCTGCCTTGGACTTCGAATTCATGCGGATTGCCAATGGGAATCTGAAGAGTGTCTCTCAGCTCCTTTAAAGTCAGGTACTCCTCTTCTTCTGTAATCATAGCACCACCAGTTTCAGCTTCATCATCATTTCCACTGGGAATTGGAACAACATTAACCAGCTCTTTCGATGCCCAATTTTCTTCAGCTTGATTTTCAACATTGGAGGCCATACTGCGGCTACTGCTACCTCGATCACAGAATGGAGCATCCTTATCATGATCAAAGTTGTCTGATTTGTACTTCAAGCAGCAAACAACAAAGTCCCCTATCTGCTTAGGAGGATCAGAATGTGCCTGAATGAGATAATACTCATGAATAACCCAGCTGGTCTTCTGGGATTTCGGTACTCCACGTTTGTAGAAGGTCAGGGTCCTCTTTCTCCCAATCACAGCTTTGGAGCCGGGGGCCTTGATTGCACGGTCCTTCCCTGTGATCTTCCAAAACCCTTCCCCTGTAGTCCTGTTGGAGCGAGTGCTGTTATTGTACTTGTAATCACGCGGAGTGAAGAAGTACCACTTTCCCTGATTGTCCCAAGACACTTCCCTTGCaacccaaaagaagaagaaaaagaaaaatttcctGCCCAGACTTTCCGCCCTTGTGAACGCCAGTTCTGCAAAAATGCAACACAATACACATGAATTTCCTTATCATGATCATTAATAGCTGAAATTGATGGTGTTCTGGTTCCGGAGATGGTTTACCTGGCAACTCGCGAGGCTCGTGCTTGCACACATCGATTTCAGGGATGATGGTAGTGATCTGGGAGTCCTTGCACTTATTCTTCTCCTCCAAGTAGTGACTAAGCAGCTCCTCGTCGGAGGGATGGAATCGGTATCCCTTCGGAACTGTGAAGCCGCCGCAGCACATCTCTTCCACTTTGAATAGCTGATTTTGATCAGTTTTGTTTTTGCTCTGAAGTGCAGAGGAAAGAGTGAGGTTGTATATATAATGTCAAGTGCTCTTTGAGCTGAAAGTCCTGAGCTTCGGAAGCAAGTTCAACTGTATGGAATGACATGAGTCATGAGTGGGACCCCACCAGTGACGAGTAACGACCAAACACGCGTTAATTTTGACATGTTCTTTGTCCTTTTTGAGGGAATCTCATTTATCTTTACCCGCTCTTAGAAGTTCAGCCTTTGGTGGCATGGGCCTTTGTTCATAACATTCAGGAACATTGGCCAAAAAATTGGAGAAATTTTTGTTGGGAATATTCTAGAGTCTCATCTTAGTGGATAAAAGTTTTATTCAATATGAATCTTCCAATCCTTATTGTTGATGCCAATTTCGGATTTTCGGTATCAAATGTAACGTGTAAAATAGTGGGGTTGTTTTCTTGAATTGGAACTATCTTCTTCTATTAGAAATTACTGTGGAGTCATTACTGTGGCAAGGAGAAGTCACGTTGGATGACATTTCATCGAAAATTTAACTGGAAATCTTGCAGTGGGCAATTCATAACAGCCCCTTCTCAACATCGTCGCATAACTCCAGGAGATCCCAAACCAAGACGacctaaaaaaaaacaaaactgcaGACGAAATCGGACAAGATTAGATCTAATCTCAATGCCATTTTTTGAAGTTTCATCAAGTTCCGATCAATATATCATGCATGACCTTATCAATGATTTAGTAAGCTTTGTATCAGGAGAATTTTGTTTTAGGTGGGAGGGCAGTGATTCAACCAACAATTTCAGTAACACTCGTCACTTTTCATATATGCCGAAATATCGTGAAGACGGTAATAGCCTAGAGATGTTTGAGGCTTTACAGCAAGCTAAATGTTTGCACACCTTTCTACCATTAGTATCATCAGCTTCACTTCATTATCTGTACGAGTTTTTGGGCAAAGTATTGCCAAAGTTTCAATGTATAAGAATGCTCAAGTTACCATTTGACAATATTAAGGAATTGCCTGATTCAATTAACAACTTGAAACATCTTAAGCACTTGGACTTGTCTTACAGTTCCATCAAAAAGTTACCGGATACAATTTGTACTTTGTATAACTTGCAAGTATTGTTGTTGTCAAACCGTCGAGGCCTTACTGAACTTTCATTTCCGCTCCTATCAGAAGAAGTGCAATCTATAAATTTTTTCCGCTCCAACATTAGGATAACAATATGCTAGTGCATCgatatataaatttattaatAGTTGACAAACAATATCATGTGACACGACTGTGTTATAAAAGATCTGCTCATTATTACATTATTACGAAAATTCCTTACACCTATCACCTATGCATGCAATAACCCAACATTTGGTAAACTAGGCCAGAAAAAAGGAAATGGGAAAATTAATGGGCCTAGAGACTTGGGTTTAACCCAAGATTTCAAGAAAACTGCCGAAAACCCAAATAGAGAGACGAAGCTTTTCTGTGAATAGGCTAAGTGCGATCTTCTATCttggtttcttcttcattttcattttcacaaTTCAACCaagattgaaatttttttttctttgttttccacttttcctcccttttgttttgttttgttttgttgggcACTGTCAGATTATAAGGATTGTTTTGATTCTGCCCAAGAAGAAAGCTTATACCCATTTGCTCTATAATGTGATTGACCGGCAAGCTCCCCCCTTTCAGGTACTGAAATCAGTTTTGCTTATTGCTTTCACAGATTTTTGCTTCTGGGGTTTTGAGTAATGGTGATTTGTTGACACAACTATGCAAGGATTATTGTGAAAGTCAGCTTTGGGGTTTCTTCTATTGAATGCTTGTTTCCATTCTAATCCTTTTACAGGTCAGGAGATGTTCCTCTGTGATTTTGACCATTGATTTATTCGTATGATCCTCCAACACTGTGGCACTCAAAAGGTTAGATGATAAAGTATTTTacagttttcaatttcaatatttaTGTCACTATTTGTCCTCCTTCCTAAGAATTAGAGGCATGTATATAATGTGAGTTCATACAGAAACCgggaaaaatatatacaaaattCCATTGAACGTTAAAGCTTCACAACGAACAGCATCTACAAGAATTATAGGGTAATAGTGTAATACAAACAAGAGCGATCTAATGCGTGATACAATATTTGGTTTTAGGCATGAGGTGTTCAGACCTAATCTGAAGGCCTCTCTATGACCATTCATTGTATTCATACATCTTGGAAATGACTATAACCGGACAGAATACTGCTGTCTGATTATTACTAGTATGTCTTTGAGACTCCAGCAACTATGTAGCAGCAGGTTCTTTTGTAACACCGCTTCCAGATTAGCGACTATGCAAAAATTGCGTTGCCCATAGTGGCCTTTTAGGCTAGAACTATGACTTTGGTCTGAAAGATATGCTTTACGGATTTAAAGGAGATGCATCCTGAAAAAAGAATCTTTTATATTGCTGCCAGCTTTGAACTGTTGTCTGCTTCCAGGACTTTGAGTTTCTTCTGGGGCAGATAAACAGCAGTACAATGCCCCTGCAGCTTCACTGCCTATAAACAGAAACCACATTTAGTTAAGGATGCAGCAAATAGCCTTTTCAGTTATTAATGCAAGAAAGAAATTCTTTAGTGTTATCAGATTGTTTATCTCACCTTGGCTTGTGATGCTGCTCTGCAGTCGGATTCTTCCAGGAGCACCTCCCTTGTTTGACTCAATGACTAGATATTGGATGATATTGATATTTTGCGTATGTCCTTTGATCTTAAGGACGCACTAATTGCCGACTATTTGTTTGAGGAAAAACTATCGGTGATTGATTCACTATTGGGGATCTGAAGAAATGGATGTGGATAGTTATGTCCTTTGATTTTAGGACATTTGAAAACTATGGATATGAGAAACAAATATCGGTACTCCAGTTGACACGATGTATGATCAGAGGAAGGAATATTGGTACTTATATTGACAAGATGATCTGAGGAATGAATATAGGTAGTAATGTTGACAGAGGAAGCTCCACCTCCAAGGAACTGCTTATGAGAAGAGACACCTTTATTTGCCTGGACTCGTCACAATCAGTGAAGGGTAGACTTCTGGATGGCATTTGAACCATATGCATTCGCCGGTCTCACTTTCAACCAAAAGTTCACTGGGGAACGCTGTGACACCAGCAATGCCTCCCCCactcccaaaagaaaaagaaaaagagaaacaaatatAGACTAGTTGCAGCTGTCTTGAGATGTAATTGAATGCCAAAACGATTAAGAAGTTTCCAAAAGCCTCCAGACAAGAAATGCAGAAAAGCTGCGATTGTATGCCAATCAACACAGCTGAGCATTTCATATAACCTGGAGATCTTTGAATCATTTGTAGGAGAATATCACCGACTGTAATAATGTAAGTTAGATACACATTATTACTGAGGCCTCTTTTGATATTCTCCTATAAATAAAGGTTGATCAGCTACGCTGGAGCGTTGCTCCAATGGCTAATGCAGAATAATCGCTTACCGATCCATGCACTACTTCGGTGTTTCTGTCACTGGTTACTCCTCTACCTCCATCAATAAATTATCTTCACAGGTAAATaggaatcctccatccacagaGGATTCTctatattcatatctttcacctccaccacctgttccgcttccaccctctccaccatcatcagaactatctggagttgtTGTACCACCCCAtgcatcatcactatctgaattatcttctgggtttttaacaacttcttcagataagactctctctacgttgattccagcattagttacagtttctacaacttgtggaagaggtcttccagcttcatcatctaggtgtgcaggcataatccaatcatgaagtggatcaatgccattatcaagcggctcgcttgcaacatgaagtagatctatatagttgttttcattgaccacattattcTTTGCCTGTTTATCTCGCAGCCGCAGCTTCATGTTGTAGTAGCAGTATACAAGCTTTTCCAACTTCTGATATGCCAAACGGTTCCTTTGCTTGATATGAATAATAGCAAATgtactccaatttctctcacatGCAGAAGAATAAGCCGTTTGTGCCAAAATAAGCATTGCAATTTTCTGCATGTTTGGTGCAGAATACCCACATTGTGCCCACCAATCAGCTGTAAATGAACTACAATGAGTTACTGCTATAGTAGATCAACATTTTCTatttctcctcaccaagattcgccttgaggggatttttttcctcacttagattcgccttgagggaattttctactcacctagattcaccttgaggggatttctcctcactcagatttgcctttaggagatctctctttacacagattttcatttagagaattactgaactttttttttttttttacctcaaattttacagattttttttcactttatcggggatatatcacaaatatctaatatatcggggatatttgacgatgtaggagaaatttcacagaaacggtagaagataagatatttatcCCCCAAGATATATTAGTCCATCGAAAAAAGAagatatcgggggatatataggaaatatcgcagatatttaaaaccttggttcTACTCTCAATATAGTTCAAAATTGTACCAAATATAGAAGAATATAGAAGGCAGCTCATCCATTTTGGCAGTCTTCTCCTCTATAAGTTGCATCCCAGTCAACTAATTGAATTACGGACTAGAGCGATATATCGAACAAGGAAAATAAATTTTGAAGGACTACTCATTCTGTGGTGTACATTCTTTGGAACAATGAATTCATAATCCAATGAAATCAAAGAACATGCTCGCAACAAATTCAAAGAAGATGACAAGTATGGATAAAATCCTTACCTCATCAGAGAGCTCGGTGTTAAATGAAGGCAAGATCCTATTCTCCCCATGTGGGTGTTTCACAACTGTTGATGCTTCTCTGTTCTTCCTcaaggcagagagagagagagagagagagagagagagagagagagagagagagagagagagagagagagagagagagagagagagagagagagagagagagagagagagagagagagagagagagagagagagagagagagagagagagagagagagagagagagagagagatagatagatagatagatagatagatagatagatagatagatagatctGGGAATAAGCTAATTAAGGCATCGAAGCCACTACTAGAAATTTGGGAATAACTCGTCGTGGGTTTGCAGAAAGAAGAATTATTCATGCCTGGTTTTATTTTCTCCGAACTGAAACTTTTTTGCGGTTTTCAGAGGAAGACGAAGATGAAGACGAACACGCACGTGCGACTCCACACGAGGGCATTGAGAGTTACAGTCGGACTCTGAGAGAAGAGATGAGATGTCGCAGTTTGGGTAGGGCAAGTAAGATTGATAATTTGAAAGTAATGACGTGACATGGCCttcccacatcgaaaatatgGATTAGGAAAGTACTGTTTATATAGGATTACACGACTTAAATCCCTGCCCAACCCACTTGGGCCGAATATTCACTGCTGCGATGGGTCATTAGAAGTTAAGCCTGTTTCACTCGACAAAGACAAGACCCACACAAAAATAAACATAAGATAAACAAGGCccacagaagaaaaagaagaagagcctagaaaggaaaaaaagaagaaaaaaaacagaggccataaaaaaagaaaagaggccagaaaatcaaataaaaaaaaggtccaaaaaagaaaaagaaaaagaaaagaggccagaaaataaaaaaccaaaaacagaggcctaaaagagagagtgagaaaaaaaaaaaaaaaaaaaaaaagagcacaaGCACAAGGCTTGACGATACATAAATAGAGCTTGAGTTTCTTAAGCTAATGCAAGAGTGCAAGACAATGACCCATCATTGCACTGCAGAGTGAATATTCTagcaaattttttttacttacttttaaattttttacggAGGGTGAGAAATCCACACTCCTTAGTttattgtttcattttttttttttggttgaaattctTACAAAATAGTAAAACATAAGTAGCTAAGGATAAAATtaaagtttttaaaaaaaaggggtcgtgaccacttaaccaatttcaacttaaaaattgtctacttactccactaagagtttttttttaactccattTATCCAGTCTAATATCTACTGACTGTTTTgcccctattaattaaattgaaactcatctcTCAGACTCCCTCTCCTCccagattctctctctctctctctctctctctctctctctctctctctctctctctctctctctctcataaaaGCCTCCTCCAGGTCGTCAGGCCACCTCCAGGCGTCTTACAGGTGCGGTCAATCCGGACCAATCTGAAATCCGTCGTGTAATCCTAGGCCAGATTGTTCCTGTCGATCCAGTCCCATCCCTCCACCGACACACTCGATTTCAGATACTCCCGATGATCCTCCCACTTCTTGTACTCGACGAATTGGATGACATAGTTTTGGGGACGAGGATCTAGGGTCGTGTTGGGCTCTAGGGTTGGGGGATTCTGGTGGGGtttgaaaatggaagagagagagatggagacgGAGATGTTAATGGAgacgatgatgaagaagaaggagaatgaTGACGTGGCGGTCAGAGGAGTAGTCATAGTAGTCATAGCAACTATGCAAGTATTATTTTCATGGCCCTCTTTCTATCTATTGCTGCAACTAGTGTACTTAAGATGTAGTGGGGGCATGTCGGCATTCATGACTGGTGGAGAAATGAACATTTTCGGGTGATTGTGTGGTGCATCATCACACCTATTTGCACTAGTCCAGGGTCTGCTGAAGGTCTTGGGTGGAGTTAGCATAGACTTCACTGTCACGTTGgaagataataataagattattagtGGGCAATAAAACGATTATTGgaagataataataagattattggggggcaataaaatatttattgggcaataataagattatttatttggataaacctactaaacctttcaaaattaaaaacattttcatttttcactaattattgatccataataaacttgttattgggaggcaataatatgattattgaggggcaataatatagttactggatattattagggGACAATAAATTCAAacaccggaatccggtcactagtccggtagccggattctcGATTCTGGTGACCGGTAGCAGGAGTCCCGTCACCGGTCGCCAGAGTCACTGGCCAGCCACAGGTCACcagagtccggcaaggtctccgatgactcatctcactaagtgacaaataaggagagggcaaaattgtcccaaaaataaataaaaaagaatataaaaaatacttaattggttattagggaaataatctcttagagtgtttgggtaagtgggcaatctcttagagtgtttgggtaagtggacaattttaaagctaaaattgggtaaatgatcatttcccctaaaaaaaaaaaacatgaagccttcaaacaaaaaaaacatgaaTTTTGAACTGTAAAATGAAGAGGGTAAATTTCACTTCCTTTTttaattataatataaattcattTTGTCATTCAAACTTTGCCACCCAAATATAATAAAATAGAACTTGGCTTGCTTTCTCTTTTGACTCTGTGTTTTCTTATTATTGTTGAAGCTTTCATGGTGTTTTTGAGGTAGAGATCAGTGTTAAGAGATGAAATACTGGGTAGTTTAAATGTTGAGGTTTCTGAGTTCAAGGATGCTTGAATGAATGGTGAGACAAACTTCTCAAAGTTGAGATGATGATATTGGTTAGAGTTTGTCTTCTCTCATCAAAGATATGAGAAAAATCATTagaaaagaccaaatttttacCATAATTACATCTTACATGATGAGGGATCGCGAATTCGCAATAGTTATAATTGTAGATATATTTCTTGTGGTCAATTTTATACATTTCACTTGcccagtggtgttcacctggtcagttgctgatcaaagaatttatgctcaataacccttagatttacatccaagggtggaaaacaaaacacctcaacttaataataattctctctgccattggatttacatccaagagtggttgagcat
This portion of the Rosa chinensis cultivar Old Blush chromosome 1, RchiOBHm-V2, whole genome shotgun sequence genome encodes:
- the LOC112192246 gene encoding NAC domain-containing protein 74, whose translation is MCCGGFTVPKGYRFHPSDEELLSHYLEEKNKCKDSQITTIIPEIDVCKHEPRELPELAFTRAESLGRKFFFFFFFWVAREVSWDNQGKWYFFTPRDYKYNNSTRSNRTTGEGFWKITGKDRAIKAPGSKAVIGRKRTLTFYKRGVPKSQKTSWVIHEYYLIQAHSDPPKQIGDFVVCCLKYKSDNFDHDKDAPFCDRGSSSRSMASNVENQAEENWASKELVNVVPIPSGNDDEAETGGAMITEEEEYLTLKELRDTLQIPIGNPHEFEVQGRQTDPCRIDKKDPSTDVEGQPDRSNSSDMIEELLDDPENLDSLFHPPAPPQLHQSPMHTTNIHNDECRKRTYPFEHNDPSLTKKNNISTNDNDELVSNIASSSENQAANMIPEGYSQLGANLGSEFDSFLPNNYNYTLPSINGGPRDFSHDNNFIELDDLLSSYEGIDYSLAQFLHTVIDGGRGVTSDRNTEVVHGSVNDYSALAIGATLQRS